One Triticum dicoccoides isolate Atlit2015 ecotype Zavitan chromosome 5B, WEW_v2.0, whole genome shotgun sequence genomic window carries:
- the LOC119308838 gene encoding UDP-glucose 4-epimerase 4-like, giving the protein MAVNGSANGSSGANGSSGPTRTVLVTGGAGYIGSHAVLQLLAAGFRAVVVDSLENSSELAVRRVAALAGDHARNLSFHKVDIRDEDALDAVFASTRFDAVIHFAGLKAVGESVQKPLFYYDHNIAGTINLLKVMAAHECKKLVFSSSAAVYGSPKNSPCTEEFPLLPHNPYGRTKLMAEEICRDIYRSDSEWRIILLRYFNPVGAHPSGYLGEDPRGVPNNLMPYVQQVAVGRRPSVTIFGNNYATKDGTGVRDYIHVLDLAEGHIAALRKLFDSSSNIGCEPYNLGTGKGTSVLEIVNAFEKASGKKIPLVIGQRRPGDAEILFAGTGKAERELNWKAKYGITEMCRDQWNWASKNPYGYGSPDSTKQNGSNSH; this is encoded by the exons ATGGCGGTGAATGGGTCGGCCAACGGGTCGTCGGGGGCCAACGGGTCCTCGGGGCCGACCAGGACCGTGCTGGTGACCGGAGGCGCGGGCTACATCGGCAGCCACGCCGTGCTGCAGCTGCTCGCCGCGGGCTTCCGCGCCGTCGTCGTCGACAGCCTCGAGAACTCCTCCGAGCTCGCCGTCCGCCGCGTCGCCGCGCTCGCCGGGGACCACGCGCGGAACCTCTCCTTCCACAAG GTTGATATCCGTGATGAGGATGCACTGGACGCTGTTTTTGCTTCCACAAG ATTTGATGCTGTTATTCACTTTGCTGGACTGAAAGCTGTCGGTGAGAGTGTACAGAAGCCATTGTTTTACTATGACCATAACATTGCTGGCACAATAAATCTTTTGAAAGTCATGGCAGCCCATGAATGCAAGAAG TTGGTGTTCTCATCATCAGCTGCAGTTTATGGATCACCTAAGAACTCACCCTGCACAGAGGAGTTTCCTCTCCTTCCGCACAATCCCTATGGCAGAACCAAG CTTATGGCTGAGGAGATATGCCGTGATATATACCGGTCAGATTCTGAGTGGAGGATCATTTTACTTAGGTACTTCAACCCGGTTGGGGCACACCCCAGTGGATACCTTGGTGAAGACCCACGTGGAGTTCCAAACAACCTTATGCCCTACGTTCAGCAAGTTGCTGTTGGGAGGAGGCCGTCAGTGACAATCTTTGGAAATAACTATGCAACTAAAGATGGGACTGGG GTACGAGATTATATTCATGTGCTTGATCTTGCCGAGGGGCATATTGCTGCACTACGGAAGCTTTTTGATAGTTCGTCTAACATAG GATGTGAACCATACAACCTTGGGACTGGAAAGGGGACGTCAGTGTTGGAGATAGTCAATGCATTCGAGAAGGCTTCTGGAAAG AAAATCCCGCTGGTcatcggtcagcgtcgccctggtgaTGCCGAGATTCTCTTTGCAGGAACTGGCAAAGCAGAGAGAGAACTCAACTGGAA AGCGAAATATGGCATCACGGAGATGTGCAGGGACCAGTGGAACTGGGCTAGCAAGAACCCTTACGGGTACGGGTCACCCGACTCGACCAAGCAGAACGGTAGCAATTCACACTGA